The Thermococcus sp. 4557 genomic sequence GGAGCTGGGCGTTAAGATAACCAGGAAAAACGTTCTCGACTTCGCCATAAGCCACCAGGATTTGATGAACGAGATACGGGACGAGGCTTTCAATAGAATAAGAAAGGAGATAGACGAAAGCGGGGAAAAATTCCATCTCGTTTCAACGCCGAGCCTCTTCCGCTGGGGAAGCGGAAGCGTCATCGGATTCACCACAAGCAATCTAAAGCTTCTGAGGCCGAACCGCGTGATAATAGTCCTCGACGACGTCCTATCAGTCAGAAGGCGCATCATCAACGACCCGGAGTGGTTCGAGCGCTTCGGCGAGAATCCTGAGAACATAAAGCTCACCACCCTAGTCATGTGGCGCGAGGATGCCATAAACCACGTCAAGACCCTGATACACGAGCTGAAGAAGGAAGGCATCGAGGTTCGCTACATCCTCCAGTTCGGCATAAGGCACCCCTACGAGGTCTTCCTCGACCTGATATTCCACGAGGCCGAGAAGCCGCTCGTCTACCTCAGCTATCCAATGACCGGCCACGAGGAGGAGTACTACCACCGCGTTAGGGACTTCTACGACAAACTGAGCGGGCACTTCACGGTTCTCGACCCAGGGGCTCTGGACGACTGGTGGGTCGTTGCCGAGTACGACGCCCAGGTCAACAGGGACCCCTCGATAACGCACATCAAAATCAAACATCTCCTGGACGGCGAACAGGTGGAGGAGCTTGACAGGGAGGACATAGAGCAGGCCACTGACATACTGAGGCGCCAGCTCGTCGAGAGGGACTTCAACCTCGTCGACGTTAGCAAGGCCATAGCGGTTTACCACTACGCGGAAGGCGTTTCTGCCGGCGTTATCAGTGAGATGGCCGAGGCGTACAGGACGTTGGCGGCGATATACCTTTACTACCCGTTCAAGAGGCGCCCGAGCCCGTTCATGGAGTTCTACGGCATGCAGAACCCGTCGAGGAGGACGATGTTCAAGGATGAGGACGAGATGATAAGGGCGATGGTCGAGGAGAAGGAATACTGGGCCAAGGTGTGAAGGGATGGAGAAGAAGACAGAGGAAGGGCTCGAAATCGAGCTCATAGGCTTTCGCACCTTTTTTCATGAATTTTTGAGGGTCCTCTACTACGTGAAGAGCATCCTCCTCGGCCTCTTTGCCCTGATAGTGGTTTTCGGAGTGGTTCTATCATTCCAGGAGTCCATAAGCATCGGCAACGGAATCTACTTCGCCTTCGTTTCGGCCTTCACCGTCGGCTACGGTGACATAACCCCCACAACACCCGTATCCAAGTTCCTCTGCGCCCTCGTGCTCCCCCTGCTCGGCATGACATTCAGCGGAATAATGGTCGCGGCCGCGATGCAGGCGATATCGAGGCTCTACCAGGCAAAGGGCAGAAAGTCCTAGAATCTGAATCTTTTCACATTAATTCTCGGACGAACAGAAACGAATAGAAAAGGGGAGAAGAAATCACTTCTTCACCCATCCGCGCCACTTCATGGCGTCGTAGACCCTCTGGACGGCGACGACGTAGGCGGCATCCCTCATCGGGATGTTCTTGTCCTTGTGGGTGTTGTAGACGTCCCAGAAGGCCTTGGTCATCTTCTTGTCGAGCTTGGCCCTGGTGGTCTCGGTGTCCCAGTAGTCGCCGGTTATGTTCTGGACCCACTCGAAGTAGCTGACGGTAACACCGCCGGCGTTACAGAGGAAGTCCGGTATGATGAGGACGCCCTTCTCGTGGAGAATCTCGTCGGCCTCCGGGGTGGTCGGACCGTTGGCGAGCTCGGCGACGATCTTGGCCTTGATCTTGTCGGCGTTGTCCTTGGTGATGACACCCTCGATGGCGCTCGGGGCGAGGACGTCGACCTCGAGCTCGAGGAGCTCCTCGTTGGTGATGTTGGTGGCTCCCGGGAAGTCCTTAACTGAGCCGTTCTCCCTCTTCCACTTGAGGACCTCGTCGGCGTTGAGGCCGTCCGGGTTGTAGATGCCGCCCTTGCTGTCGCTGACGGCGACGACCTTCATGCCGTGCTCCTCGCTCATGATCTTGGCCATGTAGTAGCCGGCGTTACCGTAACCCTGGATGGCGATGGTCTTGCCCTTGAGGTCCATGCCGAGGGCCTTCGCGGCCTCACGGACGGTGTAGCTGGCACCGCGGGCGGTGGCGTCCATCCTGGCGACGATACCGCCAACTCCGGGCGGCTTGCCGGTGATGATACCGAAGCTCGGGACCTTCCTCCTGCTGATGGCCTCGTACTCGTCCATCATCCAGGCCATGATCTGCGGGTTGGTGTAAACGTCAGGGGCCGGAATGTCGGTGTACGGGCTGATGACGTCGTAGATGGCCCTTATATAGTTCCTCGCGAGCCTCTCCTTCTCCCTCTCGCTGAGCTCCTTCGGGTTAACGATAATACCACCCTTACCTCCACCGTAGGGGAGGTCAACGACGGCGACCTTCCAGGTCATCCAGGTGGCGAGGGCCTTGACGGTGCTGAGGGTCTCGGCCGGGTGCCACCTGATACCACCCTTGGTCGGACCGCGGGCCCAGTTGTGCTGAACACGGAAACCGGTGAAAACCTTAACAGAACCGTCGTCCATCTCGAGCGGAACGCTGACCTCAACGATCCTCATGGGCTTCTTGAGCCACTCGAGGGCCTCTTCGCTTATGTCCATGAACTGGGCAGCCCTCTCGAGCTGCTTAACGGCCATCTCAAACGGGTCAATCTCGACCATCTATACCACCTCAGGTTTCGGTAATTTGCGAGGTACTCTTAGGCATTTGCATATATAAACCTTTCGATAAAGGAGGCAGGAGAACGGTTAATTTTAAACAAAAAGTTATGTACGGAAATTTTCGACGAAAAGAAAAATCCTCCCGAAATCTTAGGGCGAAAAGAGGGATGTACATCCAAGATTTTTTATACATCAAGGGACACAAAATTGCATCGATGAACCCAAGACAGACCCTATCATGTCCCGGAGCGATCCGGATGCGGCGCCCTCAGCGAGAAGTCGGTCATCACCCATCAGCTCACTCTTGTTCCAATCATCGGGCACCATCCATGGAATGGCATCGCGGGGTTAAATACTTGATGGAAATGCGCCGACAATGATTCGTCATTCTGTGGTACCCGGGCACTATAATTGCCATAATGCCAAAGCTCAAATTAATGTTTTTTCAACACATTAAAGAAATGACGAGAAAGGAAATGCCACAGTTTAACGCTTGAGTAAATCGTCTTTTGTCGAAAAAAACTATTAGAAAGCTTTTTATAGAATGCCTTGTCTTATACATAATGCCCCAAAGCCATACACAGGGGTTTCATGATCCGAACATTTAAGAACGGGGGTGAATATTGTGGAACAACAGAGGGATCAATGGGCAACTAAGATTGGTTTGATTTTAGCAATGGCTGGAAACGCCGTCGGTCTGGGTAACTTCGTGAGGTTCCCAACGCAGGTTGCCCAGAACGGTGGCGGAGCCTTTATGGTGCCGTACTTTATAGCTCTGTTCTTCCTAGGAATACCAGTGATGTGGATTGAGTGGGTCGCCGGTCGCTACGGTGGAAAGTATGGTCACGGTACCCTCGGTCCGACGTACTACCTCATGGCCAGGGAGCGCGTCAAGCCGAGAGGCGCACTGTGGTGGGGAGTTATCAGCGGTATGCTGGCCTTTTCACTGACTGTTCTCCTGAACAGCTACTACCTCCACCTCATCGGCTGGTCCGCGGCTTACTCCTACTTCAGCGCCACGGGCGCCTACTTCGGCCAGAACACCGGAGAGTTCTTCGGCAACTACCTCGGCAACCACGCCCAGGTTATGCTGTTCTGGGGCATAACCGTTATCCTCCTCGCCATAGCCGTTGGACAGGGCGTCAGCAAGGGTATCGAGCGCTGGGTTAAGGTCATGATGCCGCTCCTCTACGTCTTCGCCATCATAATGGTCGGCTACGTGTTCGTCCTCGGCTCACCAATAGACCCCAACTGGAGCACCATCGACGGATTCAGGTTCATTTGGAGCCCCAACTGGGCGTACCTCAAGGACCACTTCGCGACGGTCATGCTCGCCGCAACCGGACAGATATTCTTCACCCTCTCGCTCGGTATGGGTATCATCCAGAACTACGCCAGCTACCTCGGCCCGGATGACGACGTTGCCCTCAGCGGTCTCGCAACGGTCTCCCTGAACGAGTTCGCGGAGGTCGTCCTTGGTGGTTCACTCGCCGTCCCGCTGGCGACCGCCTACGCCCCCAAGATCGTGCCGCCCGAGATCCTCGAGCAGGGCAAGAACGAGGCCCTCGCTTGGATAGGCCAGAAGTTCGGCCTTGGATTCTCCTACACCAGCCTGCCCAACGTCTTCGTCAGCATGGGTGACATAGGAAAGCTCTTCGGAGCAATGTGGTTCCTCCTCCTCTGGTTCGCGGGCTTCACCTCAGCCATAGCCATGTACAACTACCTCACCGCCCTCCTCGAGGAGGACCTCAACATCAAGAGGAAGGTCGGAACCTGGGTAGTGCTCGTGCTCTACTTCATCGCGGGCCTTCCAGTTGTGTACATCAGCGGCTACCTCGACCAGGTTGACGCATGGGTCAGCTTCCAGCTCACGCTGCTGGCGCTCTTCGACATCATAGTGGCAGTGTACCTCTTCAAGCCCGACAACTTCTGGAAGGAGCTGCACCAGGGAGCATACATGAACGTCCCCGGATGGTACAAGCCGATACTGCTCTACATAGCCCCAATACTCCTGCTGATACCGCTGATAGGATCCGCCCAGAGCCTCGTTGGAGCAACCCTTGAGTGGCCGGCCAGACTGGCAATAATCTTCATGTGGATCATCGGTGCAGTGGAGAGCTACTACTCCATCAAGCGCAAGTACGGCGAGGAGCTCGAGAAGAACGAGGTCATCATAAGGGTCTGAGGTGATCGCAATGGAAAGCTGGATAATCTACATGCTGATAGCGTGGCTGGCAATATTCGCCATGATGGGCTGGAGCATCAACAAGCTGCTCAAGGCGGAAAGAGGGGAAGTGTCTTAAACCCTTTTTCTTTCTCATTTTGGGGGGGTATAGGTGAAAAGCGAAAAAATACTTCTTGAAACTGCCGAAGTTCTCGAATCAACCCTTGAAAAGATCGAGAGGCTCGGCATCCTAAGTGAAAAGGAGAAGACGAAAGTCAAGAAATCCCTGGAGGAAGCCGCGAGGAACTTCCGTGAGGTCGCCTCCAAGGTCGAGAAGGACAACGAGGAGCTGGCAGAGTTCTTCTTCAAAAAAGCCAAGGAGCTCAAATTGATGAGCACCGACAAGGGCATAGAAAAGGAGGGCAAAAAGAACTACCTGAAAGCTGTGAACAAGGTCCTCCTGTATTCCAGGTCGGCCGAGTACGACTTCATCCCTAAGAAGCTCGTCGAGCTTAAGAGGGTATACCGGAAATACATCTTCGGAATGACGTCGTTCTTCATCCTGACCGGTGCGTTCCTCAACCAGTTCTTCGCCATAACGGCGCTCATCCTGGCCATCCCGATAATCCTGTCGATGCTGTCCCTTCAGAGGAGGGGCTACACCGGACTCCTGCTGGCCTATGCCTCGGCCCCGATTCCCCTGGTCGTGGGTTTCAACGCGATAGTCTATTCCCTAGGTGCCCTACGCGACCCCAACCAGGTGAGCACCATAGCGGAGCACCTGGGGAAGAGCGTGTCCTTCGCGCAGGGATACCTGGTGTTCCTCACCATCCTGGCCGCGGTAGAAGTGTACCTGATAGCCAGCTCCCTCATCGAGCTCTACAGGAACAGGTACGCGTTCCTGTGAAAAAAGAAAGCCCTCAGTAGAGGGCTTCGTTTCCCCTCTCCCCCGTTCTTATCCTAATCGCATCTTCCACGGGGCTTATGAATATCTTCCCATCCCCTGGTGTTCCGCTCCTCGCGTTCCTGATGATGACGTCAACCACCTTCTCAAGGTCTTTGTCCTTCACGACGACCTCGATCTTCATCTTCGGGAGAAGGTCGTAGGGCGGAACGCCCCCCTGAACGCCCCTCCCCTGTACCGGATAGACCGTCAGGGGCACGATGCCTATCTGCTTGAGGGCGTTCTTCACCCGGTCGAAATCGTTTCCCCTAATAATCGCCTCAACTTTCTTCATGGCAACCACATAGATAGTTTGTCAAAACTTCAGAAAAGGCTTTCGAAACAAAAACAAAGGAAAATTCAGAAAACCTGGGCCAGGAACTTTCTCAGCCTCTTGGGCGAAATGCGCGTTCTTCTGGCCAGCTCCTCAACGTCCGCCATCTTGAGGTCCTCGATGCTATGAACCCCGGCTCGCTGGAGCTTTGCCAGCGTTTTCGGCCCGATGCCCTTTAT encodes the following:
- a CDS encoding P-II family nitrogen regulator; the encoded protein is MKKVEAIIRGNDFDRVKNALKQIGIVPLTVYPVQGRGVQGGVPPYDLLPKMKIEVVVKDKDLEKVVDVIIRNARSGTPGDGKIFISPVEDAIRIRTGERGNEALY
- a CDS encoding sodium-dependent transporter, which codes for MEQQRDQWATKIGLILAMAGNAVGLGNFVRFPTQVAQNGGGAFMVPYFIALFFLGIPVMWIEWVAGRYGGKYGHGTLGPTYYLMARERVKPRGALWWGVISGMLAFSLTVLLNSYYLHLIGWSAAYSYFSATGAYFGQNTGEFFGNYLGNHAQVMLFWGITVILLAIAVGQGVSKGIERWVKVMMPLLYVFAIIMVGYVFVLGSPIDPNWSTIDGFRFIWSPNWAYLKDHFATVMLAATGQIFFTLSLGMGIIQNYASYLGPDDDVALSGLATVSLNEFAEVVLGGSLAVPLATAYAPKIVPPEILEQGKNEALAWIGQKFGLGFSYTSLPNVFVSMGDIGKLFGAMWFLLLWFAGFTSAIAMYNYLTALLEEDLNIKRKVGTWVVLVLYFIAGLPVVYISGYLDQVDAWVSFQLTLLALFDIIVAVYLFKPDNFWKELHQGAYMNVPGWYKPILLYIAPILLLIPLIGSAQSLVGATLEWPARLAIIFMWIIGAVESYYSIKRKYGEELEKNEVIIRV
- a CDS encoding potassium channel family protein translates to MEKKTEEGLEIELIGFRTFFHEFLRVLYYVKSILLGLFALIVVFGVVLSFQESISIGNGIYFAFVSAFTVGYGDITPTTPVSKFLCALVLPLLGMTFSGIMVAAAMQAISRLYQAKGRKS
- the gdhA gene encoding glutamate dehydrogenase, whose product is MVEIDPFEMAVKQLERAAQFMDISEEALEWLKKPMRIVEVSVPLEMDDGSVKVFTGFRVQHNWARGPTKGGIRWHPAETLSTVKALATWMTWKVAVVDLPYGGGKGGIIVNPKELSEREKERLARNYIRAIYDVISPYTDIPAPDVYTNPQIMAWMMDEYEAISRRKVPSFGIITGKPPGVGGIVARMDATARGASYTVREAAKALGMDLKGKTIAIQGYGNAGYYMAKIMSEEHGMKVVAVSDSKGGIYNPDGLNADEVLKWKRENGSVKDFPGATNITNEELLELEVDVLAPSAIEGVITKDNADKIKAKIVAELANGPTTPEADEILHEKGVLIIPDFLCNAGGVTVSYFEWVQNITGDYWDTETTRAKLDKKMTKAFWDVYNTHKDKNIPMRDAAYVVAVQRVYDAMKWRGWVKK